One genomic region from Calypte anna isolate BGI_N300 chromosome 17, bCalAnn1_v1.p, whole genome shotgun sequence encodes:
- the LOC103533507 gene encoding uncharacterized protein LOC103533507 — MWQHKVQGQRIVHPPLNTFKMCGGKKSYFAAAVCIVTLSLMVTLSYLRLQRLSHLPKIIQESSRCRGEIINSTITALKDNRTFIISPYFDDREDKVTRVIGIVHHKDVKELYCWFCCQPSGNIYVSKAKIDVHSDRFGFPYGTADIVCLEPTTCNPTHVSINQSPHGNIDQLPRFEIKNRKAETFSVDFTVCISAMFGNYNNVLQFIQSVEMYKILGVQKVVIYKNNCSHLMEKVLKFYVDEGTAEIIPWPINSHLKISSNWQFMQDGTDIGYYGQITALNDCIYRNMQRSKFVVLTDADEIILPLKHPDWKTMMSSLQQQNPGTDIFLFENHIFPETVSTDMFNISPWNTVPGVNILQHVYREPDRRKVINPKKMIIDPRKVIQTSVHSVLRAYGKSVNVPMDVALVYHCRVPLQADLPRESLIRDTTLWRYNSSLITNVNKVLYQTIL; from the coding sequence atgtGGCAGCATAAAGTGCAAGGACAAAGAATTGTGCATCCACCTTTAAATACATTCAAAATGTGTGGTGGGAAAAAATCttactttgctgctgctgtgtgcatTGTTACTCTATCTTTGATGGTCACACTTTCTTATCTTAGGTTACAGAGACTTTCTCACCTGccaaaaataattcaggaaaGTAGCAGATGTAGAGGGGAAATTATCAATAGCACGATAACAGCATTGAAAGATAACAGAACTTTTATTATCTCCCCATACTTCGATGACAGAGAAGACAAAGTCACTCGTGTGATTGGGATTGTTCACCATAAAGATGTAAAAGAACTCTactgctggttctgctgccagcccagTGGGAATATATATGTATCAAAAGCAAAGATTGATGTTCACTCAGACAGATTTGGCTTCCCCTATGGCACAGCAGATATAGTTTGTTTGGAACCCACGACCTGCAATCCAACACATGTATCAATTAATCAGTCTCCACATGGAAATATTGACCAGCTCCCGAGGTTTGAAATTAAAAACCGCAAGGCTGAGACCTTCTCTGTTGACTTCACTGTTTGCATCTCTGCCATGTTTGGAAATTACAACAATGTCTTGCAGTTTATACAAAGTGTGGAAATGTACAAGATCCTTGGGGTACAGAAAGTGGTGATCTACAAGAACAACTGCAGCCACCTGATGGAGAAAGTCTTGAAGTTTTATGTGGATGAAGGAACTGCAGAGATAATTCCCTGGCCAATAAATTCACACCTTAAGATTTCTTCTAACTGGCAGTTCATGCAAGATGGAACAGATATTGGCTATTATGGGCAAATCACAGCTCTGAACGACTGTATATACCGTAACATGCAGAGGAGCAAGTTTGTGGTTCTCACTGATGCTGATGAAATAATTCTTCCCCTTAAGCATCCAGACTGGAAAACTATGATGAGCAGTCTTCAGCAGCAAAACCCTGGGACTGACATTTTCCTCTTTGAGAACCACATCTTCCCAGAAACAGTATCTACTGACATGTTCAACATTTCACCCTGGAACACTGTGCCAGGAGTTAATATACTACAGCATGTCTACAGGGAGCCTGACAGGAGAAAAGTAATCAACCCCAAGAAAATGATAATTGATCCTCGAAAGGTGATTCAGACTTCAGTGCATTCTGTCCTACGTGCTTATGGGAAGAGTGTGAACGTTCCCATGGATGTTGCCCTTGTTTATCACTGTCGAGTGCCCCTTCAAGCTGACCTTCCCAGGGAGTCTCTCATCAGGGACACAACACTGTGGAGATACAACTCATCATTAATCACAAATGTTAACAAGGTGCTATATCAAACCATTCTGTAA
- the FBXW2 gene encoding F-box/WD repeat-containing protein 2 has product MEKKDFEAWLDNISIAFLSLTDLQKNETLDHLISLSGAVQLRHLSNNLEILLKRDFLKLLPLELSFYLLKWLDPQTLLTCCLVSKQWNKVISACTEVWQTACKNLGWQIDDSVQDPLHWKKVYLKAILRMKQLKDHEAFETSSLIGHSARVYALYYKDGLLCTGSDDLSAKLWDVSTGQCIYGIQTHTCAAVKFDEQKLVTGSFDNTLACWEWSSGAKTQHFRGHTGAVFSVDYNDELDILVSGSADFTVKVWALSTGTCLNTLTGHTEWVTKVVLQKCKVRSLMHSPGDYILLSADKYEIKIWPIGREINCKCLKTLSVSEDRSISLQPRLHFDGKYIVCSSALGLYQWDFASYDILRVIKPPDFSNVSLLGFGEIFALLFDNRYLYIMDLRTEKLISRWPLPEYRKSKRGSSFLAGEMSWLNGLNGQNDMGLVFATSMPDHSIHLVLWKEHG; this is encoded by the exons ATGGAGAAAAAGGACTTTGAAGCATGGCTTGATAACATTTCtattgcatttctttctctgacggacttgcagaaaaatgaaactcTGGATCACCTGATTAGCTTGAGTGGAGCAGTCCAGCTCAGGCACCTCTCCAATAATCTAGAGATTCTCCTCAAGAGGGACTTCCTCAAACTTCTTCCATTGGAACTTAGTTTTTATCTGTTAAAATGGCTTGATCCTCAGACCTTACTCACGTGTTGCCTCGTCTCTAAGCAGTGGAATAAGGTTATAAGTGCCTGTACAGAAGTATGGCAGACTGCATGTAAGAATTTGGGTTGGCAAATAGATGACTCTGTTCAGGACCCTCTGCACTGGAAGAAGGTTTACCTAAAGGCTATTTTAAGGATGAAGCAACTGAAGGACCACGAAGCCTTTGAGACATCCTCTTTAATTGGACACAGTGCCCGAGTATATGCACTTTACTATAAAGATGGACTTCTGTGTACAG GATCTGATGACTTGTCTGCAAAACTGTGGGATGTAAGCACAGGTCAGTGCATATATGGCATCCAGACTCATACTTGTGCTGCAGTGAAGTTTGATGAACAAAAGCTTGTAACAGGATCTTTTGATAACACATTAGCCTGTTGGGAGTGGAGCTCTGGAGCAAAGACACAGCATTTTAGAGGACATACTGGTGCAG TTTTTAGTGTGGATTACAATGATGAACTTGATATTCTGGTCAGTGGCTCTGCAGACTTCACTGTGAAAGTATGGGCCTTATCCACAGGAACGTGCCTGAACACCCTCACTGGACACACAGAATGGGTCACTAAG GTAGTCTTGCAGAAGTGCAAAGTCAGATCTCTTATGCATAGTCCTGGGGATTATATTCTTCTGAGTGCAGATAAGTATGAAATCAAG ATTTGGCCCATTGGAAGGGAAATAAACTGCAAGTGTTTAAAAACACTGTCTGTTTCTGAAGATCGCAGCATCTCCTTACAGCCCAGACTGCACTTTGATGGTAAATACATAGTGTGCAGCTCAGCACTAGGATTATACCAGTGGGACTTTGCCAGCTATGACATTCTCAG GGTTATCAAACCTCCTGATTTCTCAAATGTGTCCTTGCTGGGCTTTGGAGAGATATTTGCTCTGCTGTTTGATAACAGATACTTGTATATAATGGACTTGAGGACAGAAAAACTGATAAGCCGCTGGCCTCTACCAGAGTATAGAAAATCAAAGAGAGGTTCAAGCTTTTTGGCTGGTGAAATGTCTTGGTTAAATGGACTAAATGGCCAAAATGatatgggtttggtttttgccACCAGTATGCCAGACCATAGTATCCATTTGGTGTTATGGAAAGAACATGGCTGA
- the LOC103533467 gene encoding uncharacterized protein LOC103533467 encodes MTHCGKKYICAVITCIFMFASILICFWGDLQLQNNITRKIFPEAKKFSPENQLCRGKPAENAITALKDNRTFIISPYFDDREDKVTRVIGIVHHEDVKELYCWFCCQPSGNIYVSKAKIDVHSDRFGFPYGTADIVCLEPTTCNPTHVSINQSPHGNIDQLPRFEIKNRKAETFSVDFTVCISAMFGNYNNVLQFIQSVEMYKILGVQKVVIYKNNCSHLMEKVLKFYVEEGTAEIIPWPINSHLNVSSKWHFSMDAKDIGYYGQITALNDCIYRNMQRSKFVVLTDADEIILPLKHPDWKTMMSSLQQQNPGTDIFLFENHIFPETVSTDMFNISSWNTVPGVNILQHVYREPDRKEVFNPRKMIIDPRKVIQTSVHSVLRAYGKSVNVPMDVALIYHCRVPLQADLPRESLIRDTTLWRYNSSLIPNVNKVLYQTIL; translated from the coding sequence ATGACACACTGCGGGAAAAAATACATCTGTGCTGttattacatgtatttttatgtttgcAAGCATTTTGATCTGCTTCTGGGGAGATCTTCAGCTACAGAATAACATAACTAGAAAAATCTTCCCTGAGGCAAAAAAATTCAGCCCAGAGAATCAGCTTTGTAGGGGAAAACCTGCTGAAAATGCAATAACAGCATTGAAAGATAACAGAACTTTTATTATCTCCCCATACTTCGATGACAGAGAAGACAAAGTCACTCGTGTGATTGGGATTGTTCACCATGAAGATGTAAAAGAACTCTactgctggttctgctgccagcccagTGGGAATATATATGTATCAAAAGCAAAGATTGATGTTCACTCAGACAGATTTGGCTTCCCCTATGGCACAGCAGATATAGTTTGTTTGGAACCCACGACCTGCAATCCAACACATGTATCAATTAATCAGTCTCCACATGGAAATATTGACCAGCTCCCGAGGTTTGAAATTAAAAACCGCAAGGCTGAGACCTTCTCTGTTGACTTCACTGTTTGCATCTCTGCCATGTTTGGAAATTACAACAATGTCTTGCAGTTTATACAAAGTGTGGAAATGTACAAGATCCTTGGGGTACAGAAAGTGGTGATCTACAAGAACAACTGCAGCCACCTGATGGAGAAAGTCTTGAAGTTTTATGTGGAAGAAGGAACTGCAGAGATAATTCCCTGGCCAATAAACTCACACCTTAATGTTTCTTCTAAATGGCACTTTTCTATGGATGCAAAAGACATTGGCTATTATGGGCAAATCACAGCTCTGAACGACTGTATATACCGTAACATGCAGAGGAGCAAGTTTGTGGTTCTCACTGATGCTGATGAAATAATTCTTCCCCTTAAGCATCCAGACTGGAAAACTATGATGAGCAGTCTTCAGCAGCAAAACCCTGGGACTGACATTTTCCTCTTTGAGAACCACATCTTCCCAGAAACAGTATCTACTGACATGTTCAACATTTCGTCCTGGAACACTGTGCCAGGAGTTAATATACTACAGCATGTCTACAGGGAGCCTGACAGGAAAGAGGTTTTCAACCCCAGGAAAATGATAATTGATCCTCGAAAGGTGATTCAGACTTCAGTGCATTCTGTCCTACGTGCTTATGGGAAGAGTGTGAACGTTCCCATGGATGTTGCCCTTATTTATCACTGTCGGGTGCCCCTTCAAGCTGACCTTCCCAGGGAGTCTCTCATCAGAGACACAACACTGTGGAGATACAACTCATCATTAATCCCAAATGTTAACAAGGTGCTATATCAAACCATTCTGTAA